From the genome of Gemmatimonadota bacterium, one region includes:
- a CDS encoding RNA methyltransferase: MRLLTLARDLTRRKAREREGLFVVEGVRTGEELVRSRLDVVGVLAAPQLATSPRGAALLEAFAAKGVLVTHVTDREFQSAAETESPQGFLAVARIPTGQGLALPSDGTWRPLVLDAVQDPGNVGTLIRTAAGLGASAVFALPGTVDVWNAKVVRSAMGAHFHFAAVAMQWERLQELCATTETALWGADMGGADVSTLRAPSRCALVVGNEGSGLSPHVRSALSQIVSLPISPIVESLNVAVAAGILMYELRPSARP; this comes from the coding sequence ATGCGACTGCTGACCCTGGCCCGGGACCTCACCCGCCGAAAGGCGCGGGAGCGCGAAGGGCTGTTCGTGGTGGAAGGGGTCCGAACCGGCGAAGAGCTGGTCCGGTCGCGGCTCGACGTCGTCGGCGTGCTCGCGGCCCCGCAGCTCGCCACCTCGCCGCGCGGCGCGGCGCTGCTCGAGGCCTTCGCCGCCAAGGGTGTTTTGGTGACGCACGTCACTGATCGCGAGTTCCAGAGCGCCGCGGAGACGGAATCGCCCCAGGGATTCCTGGCGGTCGCCCGCATTCCGACCGGGCAAGGACTCGCCCTCCCGAGCGACGGCACCTGGCGTCCGCTCGTGCTCGATGCCGTCCAGGACCCGGGAAACGTGGGGACGCTCATCCGGACGGCGGCCGGGCTGGGCGCCAGCGCCGTCTTTGCCCTTCCGGGAACCGTTGACGTGTGGAACGCGAAAGTCGTCCGTAGCGCAATGGGGGCGCACTTCCACTTTGCCGCGGTGGCGATGCAGTGGGAGCGACTGCAGGAACTGTGTGCGACAACCGAAACGGCGTTGTGGGGGGCCGACATGGGCGGGGCCGACGTGTCCACCCTCCGCGCGCCGTCGCGCTGCGCCCTCGTGGTAGGGAACGAAGGGAGCGGGCTCTCGCCGCACGTGCGGTCGGCGCTCTCCCAGATCGTCTCGCTCCCCATCTCGCCGATCGTCGAGTCGCTGAACGTGGCGGTCGCCGCCGGCATCCTGATGTACGAGCTGCGTCCGTCGGCCCGTCCCTGA
- a CDS encoding ATP-dependent Clp protease ATP-binding subunit: protein MLKPSLVRGDFRVIGATTGEEYDRWICGDPALERRFQRVLVRELSTEETLDVLRARLERLERHHNVVIADDAVRASVELTDVHMLDRRRPDRAIDVLDEACAHTQAVTRYTARAEAMIVRRRELLRQRPVRGRGSERPVEPPRRESGGSDDDGSLGSDGLETFARDGLSALQRFGAELESIFTATPVGAPDRVAPRPAPAPADVGERPAPAPPATAPSLAVLEVELRSLLIEDGVVVRGLDVARVVALATGHTVRWSE, encoded by the coding sequence ATGCTCAAGCCGTCGCTCGTGCGCGGCGACTTTCGCGTCATCGGCGCGACCACCGGCGAGGAGTACGACCGCTGGATCTGCGGCGACCCGGCGCTCGAGCGACGCTTCCAGCGGGTCCTGGTGCGCGAGCTGTCGACGGAGGAGACACTGGACGTCCTGCGCGCGCGCCTTGAACGGCTGGAGCGGCATCACAACGTCGTGATTGCCGACGACGCGGTACGCGCCTCGGTGGAGCTGACCGACGTGCACATGCTCGACCGGCGTCGCCCCGACCGCGCGATCGACGTCCTCGACGAAGCCTGCGCACACACGCAGGCGGTCACGCGCTACACGGCGCGCGCCGAGGCGATGATCGTGCGCCGTCGCGAGCTCCTGCGGCAGCGCCCGGTGCGCGGGCGTGGCAGCGAGCGCCCTGTGGAGCCCCCGCGTCGTGAGTCGGGTGGCAGCGACGACGACGGCTCGTTAGGATCAGACGGGCTGGAGACCTTTGCGCGTGACGGGTTGTCCGCGCTGCAACGATTTGGCGCCGAGCTGGAGTCGATCTTCACCGCGACCCCCGTGGGCGCCCCCGACCGCGTGGCACCGCGCCCGGCGCCGGCCCCGGCCGACGTCGGCGAACGACCCGCGCCGGCGCCCCCGGCGACGGCGCCCAGCCTGGCGGTGCTCGAAGTGGAATTGCGATCGCTCCTGATCGAGGATGGAGTGGTCGTGCGAGGGCTCGACGTTGCACGGGTTGTCGCCCTGGCGACGGGACACACGGTTCGATGGAGCGAGTAA
- a CDS encoding purine-nucleoside phosphorylase yields the protein MAESLGVAGTLEAAVAVLRTRLPVQSPVAAIVLGSGLGGLAHRIDGATRVAYRDIPGFAEPRVEGHAGELLHGTLGGREVLALAGRFHMYEGHEAEHSAFPVRVVHALGARTLILSNAAGGIRRTFSPGQLMVIADHINLMFRNPLLGRVVAGDERFPDMSAPYDPGLIRQLHAAANALGIRLEEGVYCGLLGPTYETPAEVRMLERMGADAVGMSTVPEVVVGRAMGMRCAAVSCITNPAAGTSPHPIHHQEVIEVTRVAAADFERLVEALVQAL from the coding sequence ATGGCTGAGTCGCTCGGAGTGGCGGGCACGCTCGAGGCGGCCGTCGCCGTCCTGCGCACGAGGCTTCCGGTGCAGTCGCCCGTGGCGGCGATCGTGCTGGGCTCGGGCCTGGGGGGATTGGCCCACAGGATCGACGGCGCCACGCGCGTCGCCTATCGCGACATCCCGGGCTTTGCCGAGCCGCGGGTGGAGGGGCACGCCGGCGAGTTGCTGCACGGAACGCTTGGGGGGCGCGAGGTGCTCGCCTTGGCCGGGCGCTTCCACATGTATGAAGGGCACGAGGCCGAGCACTCGGCCTTTCCGGTGCGTGTCGTGCACGCGCTGGGGGCGCGCACCCTCATCCTGTCCAACGCCGCCGGGGGGATTCGCCGCACCTTCTCCCCCGGCCAACTGATGGTCATCGCCGATCACATCAACCTGATGTTCCGGAACCCGCTGCTCGGGCGGGTGGTGGCCGGCGACGAGCGGTTTCCCGACATGTCGGCGCCATACGACCCGGGACTCATCCGCCAGCTGCACGCGGCCGCCAACGCGCTGGGGATCCGCCTCGAGGAGGGGGTCTACTGCGGGCTGCTCGGCCCGACGTACGAGACGCCGGCCGAGGTGCGCATGCTCGAGCGGATGGGGGCGGACGCCGTGGGGATGTCGACGGTCCCCGAAGTCGTGGTGGGGCGGGCCATGGGGATGCGCTGCGCCGCCGTCAGCTGCATCACCAATCCGGCGGCGGGGACGAGTCCGCACCCGATCCACCACCAGGAGGTCATCGAGGTGACGCGCGTGGCCGCCGCCGACTTCGAGCGGCTGGTCGAGGCACTGGTCCAGGCGCTCTGA
- a CDS encoding prepilin peptidase produces the protein MIDAFLGTLAFALGACVGSFLNVCIGRWPHNESVVSPRSRCPRCAHEIAWYDNIPMVSWILLRAKCRGCALPISAQYPIVELVVGILWLLAAVHYGATFAALRVAIFATIMLGIAVTDAKHYLIPDGFTVSGLVFVMVTSMVAVFRGEPGPFAEPYDALVGACAGAGAVAIVGWLGEVVLKKEAMGFGDVTLMAVVGAAVGPTRSLLVLFIGAALGAFAFIGVVYPVVKLRGAPRGDQIDLGLEAPRAELPEVPFGVFLAPAAILVLVWGETLIAWYSSQFLGM, from the coding sequence GTGATCGACGCCTTCCTTGGCACGCTGGCGTTTGCCCTCGGGGCGTGCGTCGGGTCGTTCCTCAACGTCTGTATCGGGCGCTGGCCGCATAACGAGTCGGTCGTGAGCCCGCGCTCGCGCTGCCCGCGCTGCGCGCACGAGATCGCCTGGTACGACAACATCCCGATGGTGAGCTGGATTCTCCTGCGCGCCAAGTGCCGCGGCTGCGCGCTCCCCATCTCGGCGCAGTACCCCATCGTGGAACTCGTCGTCGGGATCCTCTGGCTCCTGGCGGCCGTACACTACGGGGCGACCTTCGCCGCGCTGCGGGTGGCGATCTTCGCCACCATCATGCTCGGGATCGCCGTGACCGACGCGAAGCACTACCTCATTCCCGACGGCTTCACGGTCAGCGGGCTGGTCTTCGTGATGGTGACGTCGATGGTTGCGGTCTTCCGCGGTGAACCCGGGCCGTTCGCCGAGCCGTATGATGCCCTGGTGGGGGCGTGCGCCGGGGCCGGCGCCGTCGCGATCGTGGGTTGGCTCGGTGAGGTCGTGCTCAAGAAGGAAGCGATGGGATTCGGTGACGTGACGTTGATGGCGGTGGTCGGCGCGGCGGTCGGCCCCACGCGATCGCTCCTCGTGCTGTTCATCGGGGCGGCGTTAGGTGCGTTCGCCTTCATCGGTGTGGTGTATCCCGTGGTGAAGCTGCGCGGGGCTCCGCGCGGTGATCAGATCGATCTCGGGCTCGAGGCGCCACGCGCCGAGCTTCCGGAAGTCCCCTTCGGCGTCTTCCTGGCTCCAGCGGCCATCCTGGTCTTGGTGTGGGGCGAGACGTTGATCGCCTGGTACTCCTCCCAATTCCTGGGGATGTGA
- a CDS encoding DUF445 family protein, which yields MTEATRRPAPAPDALAVPQPLRPEDEAQRIVRLRNMKRWALALLVLATIIFIVARYFEGQYPWLGIVRATAEASMIGGLADWFAVTALFRHPLGIPIPHTAIIPARKDRVGTTLGAFVQKNFLARDVIVAKLHTLGAAQRMATWMVEPENSRRIARQLAKSLAAAANVLKDEDVQEVISKAVISRVQKTQVAPLIGRALSVLTAGNRHQALLDDAIRLLAKGISENQDLIRERVEKESPWWIPGAVDDKIAGRIVRALERTMQAVHEDPNHPLRARFDTAIDEFIVKLQASPEVILKAEQMKEDLLHADAVRQFSASLWSDAKASIARHAENPDGFNPETIERGLTAFGNAILADPVLMEKVDAWLIEAVVAIVERYQDEVGALIAGTVKRWDPQATSYRIELAIGRDLQFIRINGTLVGGLAGMILYLLQRVV from the coding sequence ATGACCGAGGCGACCCGCCGTCCGGCCCCCGCGCCGGACGCGCTCGCCGTCCCGCAGCCGTTGCGCCCGGAGGACGAGGCGCAACGGATCGTCCGACTGCGCAACATGAAGCGGTGGGCGCTGGCGCTGCTCGTGCTGGCGACGATCATCTTCATCGTCGCTCGCTACTTCGAGGGGCAGTACCCATGGTTGGGGATCGTCCGGGCCACCGCCGAGGCGTCGATGATCGGCGGGCTCGCCGACTGGTTCGCCGTGACGGCGCTCTTCCGTCACCCGTTAGGCATCCCGATCCCCCACACCGCCATCATCCCCGCCCGCAAGGACCGGGTGGGAACCACGCTCGGCGCCTTCGTCCAGAAGAACTTCCTGGCTCGCGACGTGATCGTCGCCAAGCTGCACACGCTCGGCGCGGCACAGCGCATGGCGACGTGGATGGTGGAGCCGGAGAACTCGCGCCGAATTGCGCGTCAACTCGCCAAGTCGCTCGCCGCCGCCGCCAACGTCCTCAAGGACGAGGACGTGCAGGAGGTCATCTCCAAGGCGGTGATCTCGCGCGTGCAGAAGACGCAGGTCGCCCCGCTCATCGGGCGCGCACTCTCCGTACTCACGGCGGGCAACCGCCACCAGGCGCTGCTCGACGACGCCATCCGCCTCCTGGCCAAGGGGATCAGCGAGAACCAGGACCTCATTCGCGAGCGGGTGGAAAAGGAGAGCCCGTGGTGGATCCCCGGGGCGGTCGACGACAAGATCGCCGGGCGCATCGTGCGGGCGCTGGAGCGCACCATGCAGGCGGTGCACGAGGACCCCAACCATCCGCTGCGAGCGCGTTTCGACACCGCGATCGACGAGTTCATCGTCAAGCTGCAGGCCTCGCCCGAGGTGATCCTCAAGGCCGAGCAGATGAAGGAGGACCTGCTGCACGCCGACGCCGTGCGGCAGTTCAGCGCCTCACTCTGGAGCGACGCCAAGGCGTCGATTGCACGGCACGCCGAGAATCCCGACGGCTTCAACCCCGAAACGATCGAACGCGGGCTCACCGCCTTCGGCAACGCGATCCTCGCCGACCCGGTATTGATGGAAAAGGTCGACGCCTGGCTCATCGAGGCGGTCGTGGCGATCGTCGAGCGCTACCAGGACGAAGTCGGCGCGCTCATCGCCGGCACGGTCAAGCGCTGGGATCCGCAGGCCACGTCGTATCGCATCGAGCTGGCGATCGGCCGCGACCTGCAGTTCATCCGCATCAACGGGACGTTGGTGGGGGGGCTGGCGGGGATGATTCTCTACTTGCTGCAGCGAGTGGTTTGA
- a CDS encoding porin family protein, which yields MHAFFASSVRLQLLALALAAIPTLAATPTLASAQQRAPRVLSVGLGGGGAVPVGDFANDVKTGWTVNGHLQYQPVAEGPWAVRAEVLYMRTDLSDEAIASGGGTPDQSWTNSVVYAGVSAPYFVAGRAGSVRPYVIAGLGLYSQTIKLDDAGGVSSSVTESGFGFNAGAGIRFGGAMGFFAEARFHQFSITPSGSEKTTSQFIPVSLGFTF from the coding sequence ATGCACGCCTTCTTCGCGTCTTCCGTTCGCCTTCAATTGCTGGCGCTCGCCCTCGCGGCGATTCCGACGCTCGCCGCGACCCCGACGCTCGCCTCCGCACAGCAGCGCGCGCCGCGCGTCTTGAGCGTGGGACTCGGCGGTGGCGGTGCGGTCCCGGTGGGGGATTTCGCCAACGACGTCAAGACGGGGTGGACCGTGAACGGCCACCTCCAGTACCAGCCAGTGGCCGAGGGGCCGTGGGCGGTCCGCGCCGAGGTGCTCTACATGCGCACGGACCTCAGCGATGAGGCGATTGCCTCCGGCGGCGGTACCCCTGACCAATCGTGGACGAACAGTGTGGTGTACGCCGGCGTGTCGGCCCCGTACTTCGTCGCCGGGCGTGCCGGATCGGTGCGGCCGTACGTCATCGCCGGGCTCGGGCTGTACTCGCAGACCATCAAGCTCGATGACGCCGGCGGCGTCTCGTCCAGCGTGACCGAGTCGGGGTTCGGATTCAACGCCGGCGCGGGGATCCGGTTCGGCGGCGCGATGGGGTTCTTTGCCGAGGCACGGTTCCACCAGTTCAGCATCACCCCGAGCGGGAGCGAGAAGACGACGAGCCAGTTCATCCCGGTCTCGCTGGGCTTCACGTTCTAG
- the add gene encoding adenosine deaminase yields MPRVITRTLLEQLPKAELHCHLDGSLRPDTMLDLARESRIAMPRDDAEALADYMLVSDARNLEDYLARFDTTLAVMQTAESLERIAYELAEDASREGVRYIEVRYAPVLNVKGGLTLGESVEAPLRGLAKAQRDHDIVARVLVCSLRHLPPATSLDLARLAVDYKDQGVVGFDLAGGEIGHPASDHAEAFRYAQAHGLACTCHAGEGDGAGSVWQAVHTCGASRIGHATRLFEDPSLTAEVNDARIALEICLTSNVQTHAAHSYETHPLRHYFDQGLNVVLNTDNRLMSGTNLVDEYQHAAGSLGFDFDELATMALNGFASAFLPDAERDALLQRARAEIELLRHG; encoded by the coding sequence ATGCCACGCGTCATCACCCGCACGCTGCTGGAACAGCTCCCGAAGGCTGAACTGCACTGCCATCTGGATGGCTCGCTGCGTCCCGACACCATGCTCGACCTGGCGCGCGAATCGCGTATCGCGATGCCGCGCGACGACGCCGAGGCGCTGGCCGACTACATGCTCGTCAGCGACGCGCGCAACCTCGAGGACTACCTCGCGCGCTTCGACACGACGCTGGCCGTCATGCAGACCGCCGAGTCGCTCGAACGTATTGCCTACGAGCTGGCCGAGGATGCGTCCCGGGAGGGGGTGCGCTACATCGAGGTGCGCTACGCCCCCGTCCTCAACGTGAAGGGGGGGCTCACGTTAGGCGAATCGGTCGAGGCCCCGCTGCGCGGACTGGCCAAGGCCCAACGCGACCACGACATCGTCGCCCGAGTGCTCGTCTGCTCGCTGCGGCACCTGCCGCCGGCGACGTCGCTCGACCTCGCGCGCCTCGCGGTCGACTACAAGGACCAGGGGGTCGTCGGTTTCGACCTCGCGGGAGGGGAGATCGGCCACCCGGCCTCCGACCATGCCGAGGCGTTCCGCTACGCGCAGGCGCACGGCCTCGCCTGCACCTGCCATGCGGGTGAGGGGGACGGCGCGGGGTCGGTCTGGCAGGCGGTCCACACCTGCGGCGCCTCGCGCATCGGCCACGCCACGCGACTGTTCGAGGACCCGTCGCTCACCGCCGAGGTGAACGACGCGCGCATCGCCCTCGAGATCTGCCTCACGAGCAACGTGCAGACGCACGCCGCGCATTCGTACGAGACGCACCCGCTGCGACACTACTTCGACCAGGGGCTCAACGTCGTCCTCAACACCGACAACCGGCTCATGAGCGGGACCAACCTCGTCGACGAGTACCAGCACGCGGCCGGATCGCTCGGCTTCGACTTCGACGAGCTCGCCACGATGGCGCTCAACGGCTTTGCGAGCGCCTTCCTCCCCGACGCGGAGCGCGACGCGCTCCTCCAACGCGCTCGGGCGGAGATCGAGCTGCTGCGCCATGGCTGA
- a CDS encoding M48 family metalloprotease — protein MRPIAAVARLGVAVLALAGCAISTQREIELGTDYSRQVNAQLPMVTDPEAVRYINVLGDSIARIADDRNLDWRFFIVDSPDVNAFAIPGGFVYVNRGLIERTTQMNQLAGVLGHEIGHVVRRHSVKQMQKGQGLTMGVLLGCILTPICTNGGDAAVGIAGNLAMASFSRSDEAESDQEGIRYVMRAGIDPRGIPEMFRILIKERNDHPSGGIDSWFRTHPMEEERVRATESTIAQFSKGQLDRLARDTPRYQQFKQRLSKLPAAPTRAR, from the coding sequence ATGCGCCCGATCGCCGCCGTCGCGCGGCTCGGGGTTGCGGTGCTCGCCCTCGCCGGCTGCGCCATCTCGACGCAACGCGAGATCGAACTCGGGACCGACTACTCGCGGCAGGTCAACGCGCAGCTTCCGATGGTGACCGATCCCGAGGCCGTACGCTACATCAACGTGCTCGGCGACTCGATCGCGCGCATCGCCGACGACCGAAATCTCGACTGGCGCTTCTTCATCGTCGATAGCCCCGACGTGAATGCCTTCGCCATTCCCGGCGGCTTCGTGTACGTGAACCGGGGACTCATCGAGCGCACCACGCAGATGAATCAACTTGCCGGGGTGCTCGGACACGAGATCGGGCACGTGGTTCGCCGGCACAGCGTCAAGCAGATGCAAAAGGGTCAGGGACTCACGATGGGCGTGCTGCTCGGCTGCATCCTCACGCCCATCTGCACCAACGGCGGCGATGCGGCGGTGGGAATTGCGGGGAACCTGGCGATGGCGTCGTTCTCGCGCTCGGATGAGGCGGAGTCGGACCAGGAGGGGATTCGATATGTGATGCGCGCCGGGATCGACCCGCGCGGGATCCCGGAGATGTTCCGCATCCTCATCAAGGAGCGCAACGACCACCCGTCGGGGGGCATCGACTCGTGGTTCCGGACGCACCCCATGGAGGAGGAGCGCGTGCGGGCGACCGAGTCGACGATCGCCCAGTTCAGCAAAGGGCAGCTGGACCGGCTCGCGCGCGACACGCCACGCTACCAGCAGTTCAAGCAGCGCCTCTCCAAGCTCCCGGCCGCGCCGACGCGCGCGCGCTAG